The DNA window TTACCCCTTTGCAGATCTATCTTGGAGACGGCTCGGGACAGAAGGTCGCGGAAACCCAGCCCGCCAAACTGAGCGCCATGGAGGCGCACTGGCGCACCAATCCCGAAGGCGAAGGCGCATCCTGGAACTTGCTGGCGTGGCCCAACGAGTCCAAACAAGACAACGATTGGGCCATCACAATCCCCGACGGACTGAGTCTGCTTGTTACCCGATCGTTCACAGGCCGAGTCCAGGGGTTACGGGACTTTCCGGCGGAAGACCAGCCTCCGGTCTGGCTTCCCTTTTATTCCTTCCGTGTTATGGCCGGTCTGGGCTTTCTCTTCTTTTTCCTGATGGTTTGGACGCTGTGGGCGTGGCGGAAAGGTCGATTAAGGCCGGACGTCATCTCGGAGCAAAAGAAGCTCCTGTTGTCATGGATGGCGGCTCTGCCCTTGAGCTATGTCGCCGTGGAATCGGGCTGGGTGACCCGCGAGGTCGGACGCCAGCCGTGGGTCATCTATGGAGTGTTGCGCACGCACGAGGCCGCCAGCCCTTTGCCGGCCTATCCCATAGGAACATCCCTTCTGGTTTTTGCAGGGATCTACTCGGTATTGTTCATCGCTTTTCTGCTCTTCGCCGGGTATATCGTCAACAGGGGACCCGAGGGAGTTGAGTAGGTTTAGATCGGGGTTTGAGAAAGGGGGAAAGATATGGAATTCTCGCTTGCCGGTCTCTGGCTCGCAATCATAGGCTTTTTTCTTCTGTACTATGTGGTAAGCGACGGTTTTGGGCTGGGTGTGGGAATACTCTGTCTCTTTCCCGGCAAGAACGAAGACCGAAAGGCCATGATGGAGAGTGTGGGTTACATCTGGCACACGAACCAAACCTGGCTCGTCGTTGTTGGTGGTATGCTGTTCGGCGCCTTCCCTCTGTTTTACAGCATCCTGTTCTCCGCACTCTACATCCCTGCGGTGCTCATGCTGGTGGGCCTGATATTTCGAGGGATTGCCCTCGATTTTCACGAACATTCGCGGAGCAAGCGTCTCTGGGCTAGAATGTTCGGCGCGGGGAGTCTGGTCGCCGGGATGGCGCAGGGCCTGCTCCTGGGGGGCCTGCTTTCAGGAATTCATGTCAGGGACGGCCATTTTGCGGGCGGTGTATGGGACTGGGCCAATCCCCTCTCTTTTCTTGTCTGCCTTGGGGTCGTGGCAGGCTATGTCCTGCTGGGATGCAATTACCTTGTCCTCAAAACGGAGGGGGACTTACAGAAACGAGTCTTTGGCTATGCCCGGTTCCTGTTTACTGTGACGTTGGTCCTCTCCTCAGTAGTCCTCCTCTGGATCAATATGAGATATTCCTATGCTGCGGGGAAATGGACGTTCTTGCCGGATGCATTCTATAGAGTGCTCGCCGCCTCTCTGACCGCCCTTGCGTTTTTCATGCTGTTCCGCAGTTTGCGCGGAACTCGGGAGGCCGCTCCCTTTTTCTGGAATGCCGTCACGGTGGTTTTTAGTTTTGTCACTCTATCGATAAGCGTGTATCCGTACATGATTCCCCATGTCGTTTCTCCCATTACCGTGCATCAAGCGGCCGCTTCATCGGGAACGTTGGCTTTCATGCTTGTGGTCACGGGAATACTGATCCCAGTCATGGTGTTCTATACCACGTACACCCACCGGGTTTTCCGGGGTAAAGTCAAAGCTTAACAGCCTGTTAAGGAGAGTGAAAGGGCAGGATCCGGGCTCGATCGCATTTCGTACTAACCTGCGAGGGCTCTTGCCGCCGCCAAGGCCGGTCCGTAGAAAATATCCGGATACATTCCGCCCACGAGGAGCGAGATAACGATTGCGACAAGCAGCAGCTTGGTCGGGAACGAGAGTTCGATGGCGGGCAACGGTTCCTCCGGGTCGAGAAAGTAGGCCGCTTTGACCACCAGCACATAGTAGTAGAGAGAGACCAGCACATTCAACATACCGATGAGAACGAGATAAAAATAGCCCTTTTCCATAGCTGCAGTGAATACTAGAAACTTCCCCGTGAACCCGGCGGTAGGGGGAAGGCCGCCCAGGCTGAAGACGCCGGCCATGATCGAAACGGCGAGTAAGGGCGAACGGCGGTGCAGCCCTGCCAGGCCGGAGACCAGCACGTTGCCTCCCTGCTCACCCACCTTCACCACCACCACGAAACAGATGAAGTTCATCATGAGGTAGGCTGCGGCGTAAAAGATGGCCGCTGCGAACCCGCTCTCGCTCATACAGAGGATCCCGATGAGGATGTACCCTGCCTGGGCCACGGTGGAGTAAGCCAGGAGACGCTTCAGATCCTTCTGACCAATGGCCGCCAGGTTGCCGAGGGTCATGGAAGCGATAGCCAGGGCCACGAGAATGTGAACGAGGTAGACGCTTTCCGCGCCCACGGTCGCAAACCGCAGCAGAAGGGCGACGGCCGCCGCCTTTGTGGCTGTGGCGATGTACGCCGTCACCTGATTCGCCGCACCTTGATACACGCCGGGCGCCCAGAAGTGGAAGGGGAACACGGCCAGCTTGAAAAAGAAACCGCACAGCGTGAGCATCAGCCCGATCACCAGCATAGGGGAAGCGATGTCGGCTGAAAGGGCGTTCGCGATCGCCGACACATTGGTCTCTCCACAGGCGCCGTAAAGCAAGGCCATGCCGAATAGCATGATGGCGGAAACGGCGGCGCCCATGAGAAAATATTTGATCCCCCCTTCCAAGGAGTGGCCATTCCCTTTCCTAAGGGCCACCAGGATATAAAGAGAGTAACTGCTGAGTTCCAGAGACACGTAGATGGTAAGCAGGTCAACGCTGCTTACGAGCACCATCATGGCAAGGGTGCAGACGGACAGAAGAAGGTAGAACTCCGGGTGGCGCTCTTCCCTGATGCCGTGAAGCTGGAGGCAGATGCAGACGATCAGGAAAAAACCCATGGCCAATAAGACCTTGAATATCTGAGAAAAGAGATCGACCCGGTAGAACTGGGAAAAACCCCCGTGAAGCTTCACGCAGGCCAAGGTCACCAAAACCGCCGGCAGCGCGAGAACAAGAGCCGTGATGTAGTCTCGTTTGGCGTTGGGCCTGGAGATCATGGCGAAGGTGAAAAACACGGCGGCCGTGAAAAGGAAATAAAGCTCGGGAGCGGCGATGATCCAGGTCATTTCGGTAAGCCCTCCATAAAGGGGAACACGGAGGCGTGGATCAGATCCAGCATCAGAGAGGGGAAAAATCCGAACAGAAGTAAAGTCGCGATCAGGATGATTCGAGGGACACCCAGACCCGGAGTCACATCAGGCAACTTGGCGAAACGTTCGTTTGTTGCACCATAGAAGGTCTGCTGGACAACCCGCAGCATGAAGAGGGCGCTTACGACGAGGGCCAGAATGGCCGTCACCCCGCTGATTGGATAGACTCTCAATGAGGAGAGGATGACGGTCAGTTCCGCCCAGAAATTGGCGAACCCCGGGACCCCCATACCCGCAAGAGCACCCACAATAAAGTAGGTGGAAGCCACGGGCATGATTCGGCTCATGCCTCCGAGTTCGGGTATGGATTTTGTATCGGTCCTGTCGTGGAAATATCCCACCGAGGAAAAGAGAAGGGCCGTCATAATGCCGTGGGCAAACATCTGAAACACGGCGCCGCTAAGGCCTTCCGCCGTGACTGTGGCTAGACCGAGCCCGACAATCCCCATATGCGAAACGCTGGAATAGGCCACCACGAATTTGAGGTCCTTCTGCACCAATCCGACAAGCACGCCGTAGATGATGCCGATGGTGGCCAGGACGGCCATCCATGGAGCCCAGTACTCCCATCCCAGCGGACAGAGAAAAATGGCGACCCGCAGCACGCCAAATGCGCCCAGCTTCATCAGCACGCCGGCGTGAACCATGCTGACCGATGTGGGAGCGGCCACGTGGCCGGAGGGCGACCATGTGTGAAAAGGCCAAACGCCCGCCAGGATGCCGAATCCTAAATAGAGAAAAAGGAATGCGAATTTCTGTTGAAAAGGGCTGAAAGTCCCCGGCTGAATCAAGCTAGGGATGTCGAATCCGACTCCGCCCGATTGAACGAAAAGATAGATCATCGCAGGAAGGATGAGCGCGCTTCCAAAAAGGAGGTAGAGAAAGAGTTTCATGCCCCCGTATTCCTTGCGGGTGGAGCCCCATATGACGATGAGCGGATACATGGGAAAAAGAGACACGTCGTACCATACGAACAGAAAGAACAGATCCATACTCATGAAGAAACCGAAAACCCCGGTCACCAGAACGAAGTACAAGGCGAAGAACTCTTTCACTCGCCTTTCCAGTTCCCACATGGAGAGTACGCCCGTGAAGTGAACGATTCCGGTGAGCAGGATCAGCGGAAGGTCGAAGCCGTCGGCTGCATTGAAGTACTGGATCCCCAGGGATTTCACCCAGGTGATCTTTTCCACGAACTGAAGCCCCCCCTGGGTTCTGTCATAGGCCGCGAAAAGATAGATGGAGAGAACCAGGGATATACCGGAAAAACAGGCGCTCACCCACCGGATGAGATCCTTCCGCCGGCCGGGAATCAGCAGAATCGTCACCAGCCCCACGATGCAACTGAGCAACGTGGCGGACAGAAAAGGAAACGTTGCGAGGGATACATTCATGCGGCGATCTTCCTAGGATATACGCCCCTTGGCCATTGCCAAACGCTTTCGTCAAACGAACCGTGAGCCGACAAAGTCGATGATTTCAATGCGCCCCACGAAGAAACACCGGGTTGATATGTCGGACTTTGTTTTAAACGGTATAGAGATAACGCTTTCAAGAGCCGAGATATAAGCATGTCGAATATGTCCGTATTCTAAGCCAGGAAAAAGTAAAGACCGACCAGCGCCAGAACGAGAAACATCGCCATCAGGTTGAACCGCACACGACCCGCCTGTACATAGGAAAGGATTCTGCCGCTTTCTATGGTAAAGCGACAAATTTCATCGATCCCCCCATCGATGACCTTCTGGTCGTTCCGATGCAAATTTTCGGCGAAGACCCGATAGACTACCTTGTTCAGCAGAAATGCGTACAGGTCGTCCAGGAACCACCGCTTCAGGAAGAACCTTTTCACCGCAGGAAACCGTTCCACAAAGCCGATCTGTGAAGCCGCGTTTCTGCCGAACTCGCACCACGTCAGGAACACTCCGGAAGCCGCCAAGAAGACGCTCACCGGCGCAACCCAGGGGTGCTCCTGCGGTGCTTCCACACCAAGGAAGTTTCCGAAAGTGCTTTTGAAAAAGCCGAGCATTGTAGTCACCGCAGCGAGGAAGAGCAGAGGCCAGGCCATGGCCCGGTAGGGCCCTTTCGAAAGGTGCTCCTTCTTCACAGATTCCGTTATCCGAGGAAAAAGAATAATGAAGATCGGGCGGAAGGCATAATAGGCGGTCATGAAGACACCCAGCAGGCCGGCCAGAAACCACACTGGATTGGGTTTTTCGAGCAGGGCGGACAGAACCATTTCTTTACTGAAGAACCCTGAAAAAGGGGGGAATCCCGAAAGGCTCGCCGCCGCCAGGATGGTGCAAGCGAACGGTATCTTCAGGCTTCGTCCTCTCTTCTTAGCGATCTCGTAGATATCATTGGTCTCGAAATAGTGGATCCAGACGCCGGAGCATAGAAACAGGAGCGCCTTGAATGTGGCGTGCGTGGTCAGATGAAAGAAACCGGCGAAGGAACTGCCCGCCGAAAGGCCCATTACCATGTATCCCAGCTGGCTGATGGTGGAGTAGGCCCATACCTTCTTGATATCATTGTCCACCATGGCCATCGTGCCGGCCATGAGCATGCTGAGCGTGCCCACGGCGAGGCAGACCGTCATGGCGGTGGGGGAATGGCTGAAAAAAGGGAAGAGGCGGTTGAACAGAAAAACACCGGCAGCCACCATAGTGGCGGAATGCAGCAGGGCGCTGACCGGTGTGGGTCCTTCCATGGCGTCCGGCAGCCACGTTAGGAGGGGGAACTGGGCGCTTTTCCCAATGACGCCCCCGAATATGAGCAGAACGGAAAGCGTCAGGAAGGCAGGCGAAAGCCGGCTCGCCGCAAGCGGGTCGTTCAGTTGAATGATGCTCACATTGCCCAAATGCGCCAACAGCAGCAGCATGCCCAGGAAGAAAGAGGCGTCCCCTAGGCGGGTCATCACAAAGGCTTTCTTTCCGGCCTGCGTGGCGCTGAACTTTTCATACCAGAAGCCGATGAGCAGATACGAGCACAACCCCACGATCTCCCAAAAAATGTAAAGCTGGAGCAGGGAAGAGGACACGCAGAGAGAAAGCATGGACCAGGCAAAGAGGGACTGAAAGGCATAGTAACGTGAAAATCCCGGGTCCTTGCGCATGTATCCCAGAGAGTACATCTGCACCAGAAAGCAGATCACGGCCGCCAGGGCGAACATGATCAGGCTCGAGGGATCGAGCAGAAACCCGAAAAAGAGAGAAAATCCTTCGCCATTGTACCAGAGGGCGGAATACTCGATGGGTCGTGCCATGGACCCTAGGCGCGAAAGGAGCACAAGCGCGGCGGCCATCGAGATACCCACGCCGGCTATGGACAGAGTTGCGGAAACACGAGGATACGCTCTCGTGAAAATCATGATCACCAGGAAAGCGACAAAGGGCGAACCCAAGGCCGTTGCCGTCGTCAGAAAATTGAAATCCGCGGGCGGGGTCATATCAGGCGCCTACCATCTCAAAAAGTCGTACCGGTCCGGATCAACGGATCCTGTGATCCGGTGGGCTGCGACCACCAGAGCGAGTCCAACGGCGACCTCTGTTGCGGCCACCCCAAGGATGAAGAGAACAAACGCCTGGCCGTCGATCCGCTGCCAGTGCAGCGCCGCACCAACAAACGCAATGGCTGCCGCGTTCATCATGATCTCGATGCCGATCAAGGTCATGATCAGATTACGACGCGTCAGGACACATATCAGCCCAAGAAACAGCACGGCTCCCGCCAGCATTAAGACATGGTTGAAAGGAACGATCATGATTCTTCTCCCGCCTCGCTTTCGGTAGGACTTGCTTTCTGGTTCCCGCCTCTTCCCACCAGGACGGCGGCCAGAAGAGCCAGGAGCAAAAGGATGGAGATGATTTCAACGGCCAGCCAGTAACGCTCGAAGACAAAACGGCCGAATCCCCCCGGCCCCACCGTGGCGGACTTCAGGATTTCGGCGCTGCCGGGTTCCCTGAACACGGCCAAGGCCGAGAGCGCCAAAAACGGGAAACCGATCACGATCGACGGCAGCCACCGACGCAGAGAAAGGCCAGTCTTTTCGGCCAGGTCCACCCTGAGCATCATGATCACAAAAAGGAAAAGGATCATGATGGCGCCCGCGTAAATGATCACTTCGAGGGCGGCAAGAAAAGGGGCCCCGAGAAGGAAAAAGAGCATGGCGCTGCCCAGGAAGGAGAAGATCAGAAACACCACTACGTGCACCAGGTTCCTCCGGGTGATCGCCAGCCCGGTGGACACCAGAATAAACGCCGCAAGAAAGTAGAATATCGCCGGCTGCAGACTCACGCTTCCCTCCTTCAGGGCAGGTTCTTTTTCAGGTTGACGGGTTCTTCCTCGTTGATGTGAGAACCTTTGTCTCCCACCATCGTCACCCCGGCGTATCGATAAAAATTGTACTCTCCGTTCTTGCCGCCGTGGTCTACCAGCAGGTCTTCCTTTTCGGCCACCAGGTTGAGGATGTCTCTGTCACAGAATTCAAAGTCGGGGGTCAGTTGAATGGCGAGAGTGGGACACGCCTCTTCGCACAGTCCGCAATAGATGCAACGCGCGAAATTGATGCGAAACCATCGGGCCCAGCGGCGGCCGTCCTCGCGCTCTTCTCCCTCCATGGAGATGCAGCTTACCGGGCAGGCGGCGGCGCAGAGGAAACACGACACACAACGTTCTTCGCCGTCCGGGTCACGGGTAAGAATGATTCTAGCCCTCGTTCGCTCGGGCAGCGGACGCTTGTATTCCGGGTATTCCTCCGTAATTTTTCGGCGAAAGAGATGGACCAAGGTTGTACCCATGCCTTGGGTCAGGCCCTGGAAGATCTCGATGGTCTGCTGAACGTACCCGTCTTTCTTCTTGTTGTCCGTCATGTGTTTCCCGCTGAGATGTGCAGATTGCCTATGTCCGAAGATACCCTATGTTCCATTGGCCCGTGAGGATTATCCTTTAATGAGCAAGGCCAGGCCCCCGGTGGCCACAATGTTGAGCAGGGCCGCCGGGATCAGAATCTTCCATCCCAGGTGCATCAGCTGGTCATATCGGAGCCTGGGCAGCGTTCCTCTGAGCCAGATCAAGACGAACACGACGGCCGCCACTTTCAGGAAAAACCAGAGCACGGGCGGCAGTAAGGGGCCTCGCCAGCCTCCCAGGAAGAACACCGCGACGAGAGCACCCAGAACGATCACGGTGACGTATTCCCCGAGAAAATAAAGAGCGAAGCGCATGCCGCTGTACTCCGTGTGGTAACCGGCCACCAGTTCGTTTTCCGCTTCCGGCAGGTCAAAGGGAATCCTCTTTGCTTCAGCCACCGAGCTGATGAAGAAGATGAGAAACGCAACCGGCTGAACCAGGATAAACGGATACTTGGCTTGAGCCTGTACGATATCCACAAGGCTGAATGATTGGGCCAACATGACCACAGGAACCAGCGCCAAACCAAGAGAGAGTTCATAACTGATCATCTGGGCCGCCCCTCGGATCCCACCCAACAGGCTGAACTTGGAATTCGACGCCCATCCCCCGAGGGCCACGCCGTAGACACTGATGGAAGAAAGGGCCAGCACAAAGAGCAGTCCAACGTTGAGGTCGGTGACGATCAATGGGAATCGCATTCCAAAAAACGTCCAGGTGTCTCCAAAGGGCGCCACGGCGAACATCAGCATGGCCGTTACCGCAACCACAGCGGGAGCGTAGAGAAAAATCCACCGGTCCGCTCCCTCGGGCACGAGATCTTCCTTGGTCAGCAGTTTTACGACGTCGGCCGCGGGCTGGAGGAGGCCCCACGGGCCTGCACGGTTCGGACCCAGACGGATCTGGATCCATCCCAACAGCCTGCGCTCCCCTAAGATGAGCCAGCCGGCCCCCAGCAGGAGCGCCACCGGCACGAAAACGATCTTCAGTACGAGCAGGACGGTTCCCAGGGCGAGGTGCATCGCTTGGATCCCTACATTTTATGAATGCGATCGTCCGGCACGAACGCCGGCCAAT is part of the Deltaproteobacteria bacterium genome and encodes:
- a CDS encoding NADH-quinone oxidoreductase subunit L, translating into MTPPADFNFLTTATALGSPFVAFLVIMIFTRAYPRVSATLSIAGVGISMAAALVLLSRLGSMARPIEYSALWYNGEGFSLFFGFLLDPSSLIMFALAAVICFLVQMYSLGYMRKDPGFSRYYAFQSLFAWSMLSLCVSSSLLQLYIFWEIVGLCSYLLIGFWYEKFSATQAGKKAFVMTRLGDASFFLGMLLLLAHLGNVSIIQLNDPLAASRLSPAFLTLSVLLIFGGVIGKSAQFPLLTWLPDAMEGPTPVSALLHSATMVAAGVFLFNRLFPFFSHSPTAMTVCLAVGTLSMLMAGTMAMVDNDIKKVWAYSTISQLGYMVMGLSAGSSFAGFFHLTTHATFKALLFLCSGVWIHYFETNDIYEIAKKRGRSLKIPFACTILAAASLSGFPPFSGFFSKEMVLSALLEKPNPVWFLAGLLGVFMTAYYAFRPIFIILFPRITESVKKEHLSKGPYRAMAWPLLFLAAVTTMLGFFKSTFGNFLGVEAPQEHPWVAPVSVFLAASGVFLTWCEFGRNAASQIGFVERFPAVKRFFLKRWFLDDLYAFLLNKVVYRVFAENLHRNDQKVIDGGIDEICRFTIESGRILSYVQAGRVRFNLMAMFLVLALVGLYFFLA
- a CDS encoding NADH-quinone oxidoreductase subunit M, whose amino-acid sequence is MNVSLATFPFLSATLLSCIVGLVTILLIPGRRKDLIRWVSACFSGISLVLSIYLFAAYDRTQGGLQFVEKITWVKSLGIQYFNAADGFDLPLILLTGIVHFTGVLSMWELERRVKEFFALYFVLVTGVFGFFMSMDLFFLFVWYDVSLFPMYPLIVIWGSTRKEYGGMKLFLYLLFGSALILPAMIYLFVQSGGVGFDIPSLIQPGTFSPFQQKFAFLFLYLGFGILAGVWPFHTWSPSGHVAAPTSVSMVHAGVLMKLGAFGVLRVAIFLCPLGWEYWAPWMAVLATIGIIYGVLVGLVQKDLKFVVAYSSVSHMGIVGLGLATVTAEGLSGAVFQMFAHGIMTALLFSSVGYFHDRTDTKSIPELGGMSRIMPVASTYFIVGALAGMGVPGFANFWAELTVILSSLRVYPISGVTAILALVVSALFMLRVVQQTFYGATNERFAKLPDVTPGLGVPRIILIATLLLFGFFPSLMLDLIHASVFPFMEGLPK
- a CDS encoding NADH-quinone oxidoreductase subunit J — its product is MSLQPAIFYFLAAFILVSTGLAITRRNLVHVVVFLIFSFLGSAMLFFLLGAPFLAALEVIIYAGAIMILFLFVIMMLRVDLAEKTGLSLRRWLPSIVIGFPFLALSALAVFREPGSAEILKSATVGPGGFGRFVFERYWLAVEIISILLLLALLAAVLVGRGGNQKASPTESEAGEES
- the nuoI gene encoding NADH-quinone oxidoreductase subunit NuoI, with the protein product MTDNKKKDGYVQQTIEIFQGLTQGMGTTLVHLFRRKITEEYPEYKRPLPERTRARIILTRDPDGEERCVSCFLCAAACPVSCISMEGEEREDGRRWARWFRINFARCIYCGLCEEACPTLAIQLTPDFEFCDRDILNLVAEKEDLLVDHGGKNGEYNFYRYAGVTMVGDKGSHINEEEPVNLKKNLP
- the nuoH gene encoding NADH-quinone oxidoreductase subunit NuoH, coding for MHLALGTVLLVLKIVFVPVALLLGAGWLILGERRLLGWIQIRLGPNRAGPWGLLQPAADVVKLLTKEDLVPEGADRWIFLYAPAVVAVTAMLMFAVAPFGDTWTFFGMRFPLIVTDLNVGLLFVLALSSISVYGVALGGWASNSKFSLLGGIRGAAQMISYELSLGLALVPVVMLAQSFSLVDIVQAQAKYPFILVQPVAFLIFFISSVAEAKRIPFDLPEAENELVAGYHTEYSGMRFALYFLGEYVTVIVLGALVAVFFLGGWRGPLLPPVLWFFLKVAAVVFVLIWLRGTLPRLRYDQLMHLGWKILIPAALLNIVATGGLALLIKG
- the nuoK gene encoding NADH-quinone oxidoreductase subunit NuoK — its product is MIVPFNHVLMLAGAVLFLGLICVLTRRNLIMTLIGIEIMMNAAAIAFVGAALHWQRIDGQAFVLFILGVAATEVAVGLALVVAAHRITGSVDPDRYDFLRW
- the cydB gene encoding cytochrome d ubiquinol oxidase subunit II, with the protein product MEFSLAGLWLAIIGFFLLYYVVSDGFGLGVGILCLFPGKNEDRKAMMESVGYIWHTNQTWLVVVGGMLFGAFPLFYSILFSALYIPAVLMLVGLIFRGIALDFHEHSRSKRLWARMFGAGSLVAGMAQGLLLGGLLSGIHVRDGHFAGGVWDWANPLSFLVCLGVVAGYVLLGCNYLVLKTEGDLQKRVFGYARFLFTVTLVLSSVVLLWINMRYSYAAGKWTFLPDAFYRVLAASLTALAFFMLFRSLRGTREAAPFFWNAVTVVFSFVTLSISVYPYMIPHVVSPITVHQAAASSGTLAFMLVVTGILIPVMVFYTTYTHRVFRGKVKA
- a CDS encoding NADH-quinone oxidoreductase subunit N, whose translation is MTWIIAAPELYFLFTAAVFFTFAMISRPNAKRDYITALVLALPAVLVTLACVKLHGGFSQFYRVDLFSQIFKVLLAMGFFLIVCICLQLHGIREERHPEFYLLLSVCTLAMMVLVSSVDLLTIYVSLELSSYSLYILVALRKGNGHSLEGGIKYFLMGAAVSAIMLFGMALLYGACGETNVSAIANALSADIASPMLVIGLMLTLCGFFFKLAVFPFHFWAPGVYQGAANQVTAYIATATKAAAVALLLRFATVGAESVYLVHILVALAIASMTLGNLAAIGQKDLKRLLAYSTVAQAGYILIGILCMSESGFAAAIFYAAAYLMMNFICFVVVVKVGEQGGNVLVSGLAGLHRRSPLLAVSIMAGVFSLGGLPPTAGFTGKFLVFTAAMEKGYFYLVLIGMLNVLVSLYYYVLVVKAAYFLDPEEPLPAIELSFPTKLLLVAIVISLLVGGMYPDIFYGPALAAARALAG